The Endozoicomonas montiporae CL-33 genome contains a region encoding:
- the gcvH gene encoding glycine cleavage system protein GcvH, whose translation MSNIPSELRFAKSHEWVRIEDDGTATVGITDHAQEALGDVVFVELPEVDSTLAARDEAGVVESVKAASEIYAPVSGEVVAINEALEEAPETVNSNPYDDGWFFKIKLSDNGELSELMDAEAYAEYIESEA comes from the coding sequence ATGAGTAATATTCCTTCCGAATTGCGTTTTGCCAAGTCCCACGAGTGGGTTCGGATTGAAGATGACGGTACCGCTACCGTTGGTATTACCGACCATGCTCAGGAAGCACTCGGCGATGTAGTGTTTGTAGAATTGCCGGAAGTTGATTCTACTCTGGCTGCCCGGGATGAAGCCGGTGTTGTCGAGTCAGTCAAAGCAGCATCAGAAATTTATGCCCCGGTTTCCGGAGAAGTGGTCGCTATCAATGAAGCACTCGAAGAGGCTCCGGAAACGGTCAACAGCAACCCGTACGATGATGGTTGGTTCTTCAAAATCAAGCTGTCTGATAATGGAGAGCTGTCTGAGCTGATGGACGCTGAAGCCTATGCCGAGTACATAGAATCAGAAGCCTGA
- a CDS encoding HesA/MoeB/ThiF family protein, translated as MMNDDQLLRYSRQIMLHQVDIDGQEKLLDSHVLIVGMGGLGCPAAIYLAAAGIGQLTIVDPDVVDQTNLQRQIAFSTDDIGQFKVHAAAARISAINPGIQMNTVTAKLSEAELMEIMTACDVVLDCTDNFDSRFSINRCSVKTGVPLVSGAAIRLNGQLTVFDRWQEKAPCYRCLYSEQAAEELTCSESGILGPVVGTIGTMQALETIKLITGFGESLSGRLLMFDAQTLQWQSLKLEADPECPVCSGEEAV; from the coding sequence ATGATGAATGACGATCAGCTGTTGCGTTACAGCCGACAGATTATGTTGCACCAGGTCGATATTGACGGGCAGGAAAAATTGCTGGACTCCCATGTATTGATTGTTGGTATGGGAGGGCTAGGGTGCCCTGCTGCTATTTATTTGGCAGCCGCTGGTATCGGGCAACTCACGATTGTTGATCCGGATGTGGTTGATCAGACCAACCTGCAACGCCAGATTGCCTTTTCAACGGACGATATTGGTCAATTTAAAGTGCATGCTGCGGCTGCAAGAATCAGTGCCATTAACCCCGGAATTCAGATGAATACTGTCACGGCAAAGCTTAGTGAAGCTGAGTTGATGGAAATCATGACAGCCTGTGATGTCGTATTGGACTGCACTGATAACTTTGACAGCCGCTTCAGTATTAACCGTTGCAGTGTCAAGACCGGTGTGCCTCTGGTGTCGGGTGCTGCTATTCGCCTGAATGGGCAGTTGACGGTTTTTGACCGTTGGCAGGAAAAAGCGCCTTGTTATCGTTGTCTTTACTCTGAGCAGGCTGCTGAAGAACTGACATGCAGCGAGTCTGGTATTCTGGGGCCGGTTGTAGGCACCATTGGCACAATGCAGGCTCTGGAGACAATAAAGCTGATTACCGGTTTTGGTGAAAGTCTGAGTGGGCGTTTGTTGATGTTTGATGCCCAAACTCTGCAATGGCAGAGCCTGAAGCTGGAAGCTGATCCGGAGTGTCCGGTATGTTCCGGGGAAGAAGCGGTTTAA
- a CDS encoding TfoX/Sxy family protein has product MATDLIELKNLGKTSVQWLNAVGIRTLEQLHAVGSVAAYCKVRDRGFKVSKVLLYAMEGALIGKHWNDLDEGHKRRLLQQVENFPSS; this is encoded by the coding sequence ATGGCTACCGACCTGATTGAATTAAAAAATTTAGGTAAAACTTCGGTTCAGTGGCTAAACGCTGTAGGCATCCGAACACTTGAGCAGCTTCATGCAGTAGGCTCGGTTGCGGCTTATTGTAAAGTCAGAGACAGAGGGTTCAAAGTATCCAAAGTCCTGCTCTATGCTATGGAAGGCGCCTTGATAGGCAAGCACTGGAATGACCTTGATGAAGGTCATAAGCGGCGCCTGCTTCAGCAAGTTGAGAACTTCCCCTCCAGTTAA
- a CDS encoding AAA family ATPase, which produces MNTSLICLQGLSGSGKTTVANFLASTLKMPVYHSDVERKALFGLSPSHNSRQAGMNIYTEEATRQTFQVLYSRAFEELSAGNSVIVDAAFLKHHERQTMRKLAEKAKARFLIVQCQADRQVMIDRINARRLQGDDPSEATGELVLGQEQWIEALTTDEIRMCIKVCTEDKSWQETLFQRTTHFLNGGLLSEK; this is translated from the coding sequence ATGAATACATCTCTTATTTGCCTGCAAGGGCTGTCAGGCTCGGGAAAAACCACCGTTGCCAACTTTCTGGCTTCCACGCTGAAGATGCCTGTCTATCACTCCGATGTTGAGCGTAAAGCGCTCTTTGGCCTATCACCTTCACACAACAGTCGTCAGGCCGGAATGAATATCTATACAGAAGAAGCCACTCGACAAACCTTTCAAGTCTTGTATAGCCGGGCGTTTGAGGAACTTTCAGCAGGAAATTCCGTCATCGTTGATGCCGCTTTTCTGAAACATCACGAAAGGCAAACAATGAGAAAGCTGGCAGAGAAGGCCAAAGCACGCTTTCTTATCGTTCAATGTCAGGCTGACCGACAGGTAATGATTGATCGCATTAATGCCAGAAGACTGCAGGGCGACGATCCATCCGAAGCAACAGGAGAGCTGGTGCTCGGTCAGGAACAATGGATAGAAGCTTTAACCACGGATGAGATACGAATGTGCATCAAAGTCTGTACAGAAGATAAAAGCTGGCAGGAAACACTGTTTCAACGTACAACCCACTTCCTGAACGGAGGGCTTTTGTCAGAAAAATAA
- the mrcB gene encoding penicillin-binding protein 1B, with product MVASNKESPQKKTKRSGRKKSTPSSQQEPSDRFQRWGLFLFKLCICGFAVFMAFVVYLDAVVIQKFEGKKWAIPAKVYARPVELYEGRLLKPDELQAQLRRQGYQPVTTVRRPGTFARTGNEFIIYSRGFHFPDGTESSRYAHVSFNSYRVISLTNRKQQPLPLLRLDPQPVGGIYPASYEDRLLIRLEQAPKYLVPALMAIEDRDFYEHRGISLTSIARALLVNVRAGGVVQGGSTLTQQLVKNFYLSNERTLTRKAQEAIMSLLLELHYSKDEILETYLNEVYLGQQGRRAIHGFGLASQFYFAQPIQELSLARTALLVGIVRGPSFYDPRRFPERAKQRRNLVLDVMANEGLVSRAEAERSKKLPLGIVSREQMRTNAFPAYLDVVKDQLRQDYAERDLTSEGLRIFTNMDPIIQREAQISLTRTVSAINKDKLQGAMVVTSAQTGDLLAVVGDKTPGYVGFNRAVDARRPVGSLLKPAIYLTALEQPGRYTLTTPVKDLPIKVRDGRGGYWEPGNYDGKSRGEVPLYEALARSFNQAATHTGMDVGVPNVLKTIKRLGVERPLPNYPSVLLGAASLTPMDVAAMYQTIASGGFRMPLRAIDAVVDASGKPLRRYSLSVERVVDPAPMELLRRSMVSVMREGTGRRAYWSMSQDMDLAGKSGTTNDSRDSWFAGFSGNLMAVTWLGNDDNSSTGLSGSNGALRVWVDLMQRTPISGVQPLSSDRLEYVWVQPQSHLRSSQSCEGARLLPYIKGSAPVLSDSCGESVQDNSGFFDTLKSWFE from the coding sequence ATGGTAGCAAGTAATAAAGAGTCGCCTCAGAAAAAGACGAAACGTTCTGGGCGAAAGAAAAGCACCCCATCCAGCCAACAGGAACCGTCTGATCGCTTTCAGCGATGGGGACTGTTTCTGTTCAAATTGTGTATTTGCGGCTTTGCTGTATTTATGGCATTTGTCGTTTATCTGGATGCGGTGGTTATTCAGAAATTTGAAGGAAAGAAGTGGGCGATTCCTGCCAAGGTTTATGCACGTCCGGTTGAATTATACGAAGGTCGTCTTTTAAAGCCCGATGAGCTTCAGGCTCAGCTGCGGCGTCAGGGCTACCAGCCTGTCACTACTGTGCGTCGTCCGGGTACATTCGCCCGAACGGGGAATGAGTTCATTATTTACAGCCGGGGCTTCCACTTTCCCGATGGCACAGAATCTTCCCGTTATGCCCATGTGAGCTTCAACAGCTATCGGGTAATCAGCCTGACCAATCGGAAGCAGCAGCCACTACCACTGTTGCGACTGGACCCTCAACCGGTTGGGGGCATTTACCCAGCCAGCTATGAAGACCGTCTTCTGATTCGACTTGAACAGGCACCTAAATACCTTGTACCTGCATTGATGGCGATTGAAGACAGAGACTTTTATGAACACCGGGGCATATCGCTAACATCCATTGCCCGTGCGCTTCTGGTCAACGTTCGGGCGGGTGGTGTTGTGCAGGGAGGCAGCACCCTCACACAGCAACTGGTCAAAAACTTTTATTTGAGTAATGAGCGCACCCTGACCCGAAAGGCGCAGGAAGCGATCATGTCCCTGTTGCTGGAACTGCATTACTCAAAAGATGAAATTCTCGAAACCTACCTTAATGAAGTGTATCTGGGACAGCAGGGGCGACGTGCAATACACGGCTTTGGCCTTGCTAGTCAGTTCTATTTTGCGCAGCCTATCCAGGAGCTAAGCCTTGCCAGAACGGCTTTGCTGGTGGGTATTGTCAGAGGGCCATCATTTTACGACCCGAGACGTTTTCCTGAACGTGCCAAACAGCGTCGAAATCTGGTGCTGGATGTCATGGCCAATGAAGGGCTGGTTTCAAGGGCAGAAGCCGAGCGCTCCAAGAAGTTGCCTCTGGGCATTGTCAGCCGTGAGCAAATGCGCACCAATGCCTTCCCTGCTTACCTTGATGTGGTGAAAGATCAACTGCGGCAGGATTACGCTGAACGCGATCTGACCTCGGAAGGGTTGCGCATCTTTACCAATATGGATCCGATTATCCAGCGTGAGGCTCAGATCAGCCTGACCCGAACGGTCAGTGCGATCAACAAGGACAAGTTGCAGGGTGCCATGGTGGTCACTTCAGCCCAGACCGGAGACTTGTTGGCCGTGGTGGGCGATAAAACCCCGGGCTATGTTGGCTTCAACCGGGCAGTAGACGCTCGTCGTCCAGTAGGTTCGTTGCTAAAGCCAGCTATTTACCTGACAGCACTCGAACAACCCGGTCGTTACACGCTGACAACACCGGTAAAAGATCTTCCAATCAAAGTCAGAGATGGCCGGGGAGGTTACTGGGAACCGGGCAATTACGATGGTAAATCCCGTGGCGAAGTACCTTTGTATGAAGCCCTGGCAAGGTCTTTTAATCAGGCGGCCACTCATACAGGTATGGATGTCGGTGTGCCTAATGTTTTGAAAACCATTAAGCGCCTTGGTGTTGAGCGACCATTGCCCAATTATCCTTCGGTGTTGCTAGGTGCGGCTTCGCTGACTCCGATGGATGTTGCAGCCATGTATCAGACCATTGCCAGCGGTGGTTTTCGAATGCCTCTCAGAGCCATTGATGCCGTTGTGGACGCCAGTGGCAAACCATTGCGACGTTATAGTCTTTCGGTTGAGCGTGTGGTCGATCCTGCCCCGATGGAACTGTTGAGACGTTCCATGGTCAGTGTCATGAGAGAAGGCACAGGCCGAAGGGCTTACTGGAGTATGAGTCAGGATATGGATCTGGCTGGCAAAAGTGGCACCACGAATGATTCACGCGATAGCTGGTTTGCAGGCTTTTCAGGTAACCTGATGGCGGTGACCTGGCTAGGCAATGACGACAACAGTTCAACGGGGCTGTCGGGCAGCAACGGTGCCCTTCGGGTTTGGGTGGATTTGATGCAGCGAACCCCCATCAGCGGTGTGCAACCGCTTTCCAGCGACAGGCTGGAGTATGTCTGGGTGCAACCTCAATCTCACCTGCGCAGTAGTCAGTCTTGTGAAGGAGCAAGGTTGCTGCCGTATATCAAAGGCTCTGCTCCGGTATTGTCGGATAGCTGTGGCGAATCTGTTCAGGACAATTCGGGTTTCTTCGATACGCTTAAATCCTGGTTTGAATAA
- a CDS encoding tetratricopeptide repeat protein has translation MNVYKKRPFRSPVILVLLSVILTGCGGRLSYLPSEPVEAGSPYESRDDAVGVLLNQAYQAIEGGLLDEAVGWLSRAMRINPVEPAIYYHMAEIRIEQGDSDQARQLLGRALSLGPDQRMTQKLETLLSSLES, from the coding sequence ATGAATGTTTATAAAAAACGCCCGTTTCGCAGTCCTGTTATTCTGGTTCTGCTTTCTGTGATTCTGACAGGTTGTGGTGGCCGATTGTCTTACCTGCCGTCTGAGCCCGTTGAGGCAGGCTCTCCTTATGAAAGTCGGGACGATGCCGTAGGCGTTTTGCTGAATCAGGCTTATCAGGCCATAGAGGGCGGGCTGCTGGATGAAGCCGTTGGCTGGTTGTCGCGAGCCATGCGTATCAACCCGGTTGAACCCGCTATTTATTACCACATGGCAGAAATTCGTATTGAGCAGGGGGATTCGGATCAGGCGCGGCAACTGCTTGGCAGAGCGCTAAGTCTTGGACCGGATCAGCGTATGACCCAAAAGCTGGAAACCCTGCTAAGTTCCCTTGAGAGTTAA
- a CDS encoding YqcC family protein, giving the protein MSVQIIQLLEDMETELKVLECWQTMPPSVEAMSSEVPFCMDSMPFSQWLQWLFIPRVRAIVEQGGALPKGANIKPYAEEALMVEQVSSEKLLKLVEQFDVLMK; this is encoded by the coding sequence ATGAGCGTGCAAATCATCCAGTTACTGGAAGACATGGAAACGGAACTGAAAGTTCTGGAATGCTGGCAGACAATGCCTCCGTCTGTGGAAGCCATGTCCAGCGAAGTGCCTTTTTGTATGGATTCCATGCCATTCAGTCAGTGGCTGCAATGGTTGTTTATTCCCAGAGTCAGAGCCATTGTTGAACAGGGTGGTGCTTTACCTAAAGGTGCCAATATCAAGCCTTATGCGGAAGAAGCGTTGATGGTTGAGCAAGTATCGTCAGAAAAACTTCTGAAGCTGGTTGAGCAGTTTGATGTGTTGATGAAGTAA
- a CDS encoding DUF962 domain-containing protein, with the protein MKTADEWFDAYSESHQNPTNKLIHWICVPAILFSIVGLLWVVSPFLTWGAMAISLLFYFQLSMKLSLVMMVIYALMTSLATSLGEYLLVSSIVIFVVAWIFQFVGHNIEGKKPSFFEDVKFLLVGPIWCVSFLFKKYNLSY; encoded by the coding sequence ATGAAAACGGCTGACGAGTGGTTTGATGCTTACAGTGAAAGTCACCAAAACCCAACTAATAAGCTGATCCACTGGATCTGCGTTCCCGCTATTCTGTTCAGCATTGTCGGGTTGTTATGGGTGGTAAGCCCGTTTCTGACCTGGGGCGCTATGGCCATTTCATTGTTGTTCTATTTTCAGCTCTCTATGAAATTGTCACTGGTGATGATGGTGATCTATGCCCTGATGACTTCTCTGGCAACCTCTCTGGGGGAGTATTTACTGGTTTCCAGTATCGTTATTTTTGTAGTGGCATGGATTTTCCAGTTTGTCGGTCACAATATTGAAGGCAAGAAACCGTCTTTTTTTGAAGATGTGAAATTTTTACTGGTAGGTCCCATCTGGTGTGTGAGCTTTCTCTTCAAGAAATATAATCTGAGTTATTAG